In one window of Solanum pennellii chromosome 2, SPENNV200 DNA:
- the LOC107011449 gene encoding receptor-like protein 4 translates to MLRFHCFFSFLCFCVGLQLVCSRHEPYVMRISCGARHDVHTAPTKTLWHKDFAYTGGIPFNGTAPSFIAPQLTTLRYFPLSEGPENCYNIKRVPHGHYSVRIFFGMIEEPSFDNEPLFDVSVEGTLVYTLPSGWSNHDDEQVFVEALIFLDDGTASLCFHSTGHGDPAILAIEILQVDDRAYYFGADFGLGTIIRTVKRLSCGAQESMFDVDYSGDHWGGDRFWSSIKTFGQNSDRRISTKNSTKSTSKAPNFYPGSIYQTALLSTDNEPELTYTMDIDPNKKYSVWLHFAEIDPSVTSVGQRVMDISINGDTVFPAVDIVKMAGGVNSALVLNTTILVSGRTLTITLQPKNGTYAIISAIEIFEVIIAESKTSLDEVRGLQSLKHALGLPLRLGWNGDPCVPQQHPWSGADCQFDKTSNKWVIDGIGLDNQGLRGFLPNEISRLRHLQSINLSGNSIHGPIPPALGTVTTLETLDLSYNFFNGSIPDSLGQLTSLRTLNLNGNSLSGRIPAALGGRLLHRAKFNFTDNAGLCGIPGLPTCGTHLTVGAKIGIGLGVCVFVLLIATCITCWWKRRQNILRVQRIAARDAPYAKSRTQFNRDVQMARSFSQEHTRTAAENGPPLLT, encoded by the exons AGCCATATGTAATGCGAATAAGCTGTGGAGCTCGACATGATGTTCATACTGCCCCTACAAAGACTCTCTGGCATAAGGATTTTGCATATACAGGAGGGATACCTTTCAATGGAACAGCCCCAAGTTTCATTGCGCCTCAACTCACTACGCTGCGGTATTTCCCTTTATCAGAGGGACCTGAGAATTGTTACAATATCAAGAGAGTCCCCCATGGCCACTATTCAGTGAGGATATTCTTTGGAATGATTGAAGAACCAAGCTTTGATAATGAACCACTATTTGATGTTTCTGTTGAAGGCACCTTGGTTTATACTTTGCCATCTGGTTGGAGCAATCATGATGATGAACAAGTATTTGTTGAAGCACTTATTTTTCTTGATGATGGTACTGCCTCTCTTTGCTTCCACAGCACAGGGCATGGAGATCCAGCTATACTTGCAATTGAAATTCTCCAAGTAGATGACAGAGCATACTATTTTGGTGCTGACTTTGGATTAGGGACAATTATCAGAACTGTCAAAAGACTCAGCTGTGGTGCTCAGGAATCAATGTTTGATGTTGACTACAGTGGCGATCATTGGGGTGGTGATCGGTTTTGGAGTTCAATCAAGACATTTGGCCAGAATTCTGATCGCCGCATTTCTACCAAAAACAGTACAAAGTCAACTTCCAAAGCACCAAACTTTTATCCAGGATCTATTTATCAAACTGCTCTTCTTAGCACCGACAATGAGCCAGAATTGACATACACAATGGATATCGATCCCAATAAAAAGTACTCTGTTTGGTTACACTTTGCGGAAATTGATCCTTCAGTTACATCTGTGGGACAGAGGGTCATGGACATTTCAATTAACGGTGACACTGTATTTCCAGCTGTCGACATTGTGAAGATGGCTGGGGGTGTTAACAGTGCGCTTGTGCTGAACACAACAATTCTAGTCAGTGGCAGGACCTTGACAATCACACTGCAGCCAAAAAATGGAACTTATGCTATAATTAGTGCTATTGAAATTTTTGAGGTTATAATAGCTGAATCTAAAACGTCACTTGACGAAG TCAGGGGTTTGCAATCGCTAAAGCATGCACTTGGACTTCCCCTTCGGCTTGGATGGAATGGTGATCCATGTGTTCCCCAACAACATCCCTGGAGTGGAGCAGATTGTCAGTTTGACAAAACTAGCAATAAATGGGTCATCGACGGGAT TGGCTTGGACAACCAAGGTTTAAGAGGCTTCTTACCAAATGAAATTTCTCGATTGCGTCATCTTCAGAGCAT AAATCTAAGTGGTAACAGCATTCACGGGCCTATTCCTCCGGCGTTGGGAACGGTAACTACTCTGGAGACATT GGATCTCTCATACAATTTCTTCAATGGATCGATTCCTGATAGCCTTGGGCAATTGACCTCATTACGGACGCT GAATCTCAATGGTAACTCGCTCTCTGGAAGGATTCCTGCTGCATTAGGTGGAAGGCTCTTGCACAGAGCTAAATTCAA TTTCACTGATAACGCAGGTCTTTGTGGTATTCCGGGATTACCAACTTGCGGAACACATCTCACAGTTGGAGCAAAAATTGGGATCGGATTAGGGGTGTGTGTATTTGTCCTGCTTATTGCTACTTGCATAACATGCTGGTGGAAGAGACGGCAGAATATCCTCCGTGTGCAAAGAATTGCTG CAAGAGATGCTCCATATGCAAAGTCGAGGACTCAATTCAATCGAGATGTACAAATGGCAAGAAGCTTTAGTCAGGAACATACGCGAACAGCTGCTGAGAATGGACCTCCCTTGCTTACCTGA